The sequence below is a genomic window from Myxococcus xanthus.
GAAGCGCAGCTCGATGTCGAGCTTCGACGACGCCCTCAGGAACAGCGTGTTCGGATTCGTCGGGTGCGAGGGCGAGCTCAGGTAGAGGCCGATGTCGCCATAGAGCGGCACGTTGACGCGGGCGATGACCAGCTCGCCCCTCACGCCCACCTGGAGACCCGGAACCCCGATGCCCACGGACGCGAAGCCCTTGACCGAGGCGAACGGGGTGATGGTCCCGTACAGGTCCACGCCCAGCAGGTCTTCGGAGCAATTGCGGGTGACGGCGCCGCCAATGTTCATCTTCACGCCCGCCTCCGCGGACAGGCCGCCCTGCACGGTGACGGGGACGAACACGACGACGAAGGTCGTGGAGGCCTTCGCGGCGTCACTGTCGAAGACGGGCTTGCCCTCATAGAAGGTGAAGCGCAGCGGGTAGTGCTTGTCGTGGCTGTAGAGAGAGGTGCCCAGCACGCGCGCATCCAGCTTGAGGCGGATGCCATTGCCTTCCGTGCCAGCCTCGCCGCTCACGTGCGCCATCTCGTGCCGGGTGGGACCGAACACGTTCGCATAGGCGTTGAACTCGCCGTAGAGCCGCACGTCGCTGTCACACCAGGCGCCCAGGGCCTTGTTGCGCAGGCCCGAGCCCGGCTGGACGTACTCCCAGCCGGCCACGTAGTTGTAGCCACCACCGAAGGTGTCGCCACCCGCGTAGCCACTGTCGCTGGCCTCTCCCCCGTGCCGCACCGCGCCCGTGGACGGGTTCGTCGGCGTGTTCAGCCCGTGGATGTGGGCGCCGTAGAGGGCGAGGTACTGCGCCAGCAACGACGAGGAGAGCGTGTAGTCCTTCCGGTCCAGGCCCTTCACCTCGAGCTTGTCCGCGTTGCGCACGAAGCTCTCCGGACCGAAGTCGTTGCCGGTCAGGAAGAGGCACGCCTGCAGGTCGGCCTCGCGGCGCGGGGCCATGGCGGCCTCCAGCATCGTCTTGTAGCGGCGGGGGCTCCAGTCACACACCGTGGGGCCCTGGGTGTCGAGGCAGCCGTCCTTCTGCGCCTTGACCAGCGACTCCTCGATGGCCTGGTCCAACCCGTACAGCCGCTCCGCGGTCAGCTTGTCCAGCTCCACCGTCTCGTGGTCGCGCGAGCGGAGGACCTTCGAGGCCTGCGCCCACTCCGCGTAGACGGCGTCGCGCTGACGCAGCAGCGCGGTGAAGGACTCCTGCTCCACCTGGTAGTGGTTGAGCACGTCATCCGCGATGTAGCTGAACTGCTCGGCCTGCTTCTGGTGCCATTCGTCCGACGGAGCGACCCAGTTGCGCGCCTCCACGTTGTTGGCCAGCTTCGCCGCCTCGGACTTGAAGACGTAGCCGTCGATGCCCTTCGGGTAGCGGCCGGGCGTGAAGTGGAAGTACGCGTTCTTCGCCGCGCGCTGCCCGTCCCAGATGGGCGCCAGCTTCTCCTGGTCCCCGCTGTAGAGCACGCGGTGCGCGATGCCGTCCTTGCCGAAGGCGCCGTTGAAGAAGGCGCGGTAGTCGTCGCCGTACCGGCCCGCCTGCCGCTCGAAGCGGCTGAAGTCGAGGTACTTCTCGTCAACGAACTCCTGGCAGGACGTCACCTGGGTGCCGTCCTTCTCCCAGCTCCGAATCCGAGACAGGTAGACCTGCTCCTCCTTCGTCAGGTTCTCCAGGCTCTTGCGGTAGAGAATCTGCCCCTTGAGCACCTGCCCCATGATGCTCTGGTCCATGCCCTGGAAGCGCGTGTGCTTCGGGATGTGGGGCGCGTAGGCCACCGTGTCCACCCCGCCCCCCAGCTCCTCGGGCAGCAGCGCCACGCGCTTGGGAGCAGCCTCCCAACCGGCCTTCCACTCCGACTCCACGACCCCCTGGCAGTACGCGTCGTGGACGCTGCCGCAACTGCCGGCGCGGTAGTCGGCGTCCACGCACTGCTGCGACGTGGGCTTGGGACAGTCCTGCGCGAAGCTCGCGGGCGCGGCCAGCACCGTCGCGGACAAGCCCGCCCAACGCAACTGGCGGCGTAGCTGTTTCGTGTGTTTCCGCTGATTCATGTAACGCGTCGTCCTTGTTGAGGGACCGGCTCCGGGCTCGGCCCGGCGGTGGCCCAGAGCACGGCGCGTGCCGGAGGCGCTCCACCCGCGCTCCAGAGGGAGGCCACGGGGAACGCGAGGACACGCGGGCAACAAGGGGATGCGAGGTGTTGTCTGCGAGGCTACGGGCGCGGGTGGCGGCAGGGCCACCCGCGCCCTCACGTCAAAGCGGTGCTACTGGATGGAGTAGGCCACCGTGCCGCTGCAGCTGCCGCTGGAGTAGCAGCCGACGCGCATCTGGTACGTGCCCGCCGAGGGCGCGGTGAAGGACACGTAGGACAGCAGGCTGCAGGAGTCGTCGTTGGCCGCCACCTGGGTGTTCGTCGCCGTGTTGAACAGGCGCAGGTAGGTGTCGCCCGTGCCCGCGGCCTGCGGCAGCGAGCAGGTGCCGAAGGACAGCGTCTGGCCAGCCGCCAGCGTCACGCTGACGTTGGTGGTGTTCTGCTGCGCGCTGTTGGTGTTGGTCACGTTGAAGGTGAAGGTCTTGACCGGCGGCGGAGGAGGCGGCTCGGTGGTGCCGCACAGGCGCATGCTGCCCGCGACGGCGCAGTACGCGTCGATGGCGGGACGCACGTAGGTGATGGACTCGCCACCGCAGCCCGTGTCGGTGCACTGGTTCACGACGTTGCAGCCGCCCTGGCTGACGTAGTCCGTCACGCCCCGGACCAGGATGCCGGCCACGGTGACGTTGTTGTTCTCATACACGCCCGAGCCCGAGTTGCCACCGAAGGTGTCGGTGTTGGCGACGAAGTAGTCCAGCGTGCCGGCGCGGGCGTCTCGCACCCAGCCGCCGTCGTCAATCTTGAACGGGATGCCGCTGCCGGAACCAATCACGGACACGCCCGTGTTCAGCGGCAGGGCGGTGTTGCCCGGACGGACGGGCGCCGGCTCGAAGCGCGGCGTGGCGGGACGGTCCAGCCGGACGACGGCGAAGTCCAGGTTGCGGCCGCCCACCGTGCCCTGCTGGCGCGCGACGATGGACTGGCAGGAGAAGATGTCGGCCGTGGTCACCGTCTGCAGCGTCGTCGCCGACGTGCGGTAGAAGTTGAAGACGAAGCGCGTGTTGGCGCAGGCGGACGCGCTGGTGATGCAGTGCCCCGCGGTGAGCACCAGGTCATCATCGATGAGCGTACCCGAGCAGAAGGCCGGCGTCGGGTCATTCAGGAAGCGCTGCGTGGAGCAGAGGTTGTAGGCGCTCTGCAGCGTGCTGGCATTGAAGGTGACATTGTTGGGATTGGAGGCGTTGAAGTCCGACGGATTCATCAACGCCACGGTGGACTTCTCGGCCCGGGTCCGCAGCGCGGACGCCGGATAGGCATAGACGTCCGTGCGGTGGTCCGTGCCATAGACAACGGGATTCTCCTGCGAACCCATCTCGGGGGACTTCTCACCGGAGGGCTCTCCTTCGGGCGCCGGGCCGCAGGCCGCGACAGAGAGGGTACACAGCAGCGCGCCGAACAGCTTTCTGCGAGAGGCGGTACGGGTGATGCGCATGGGCGACCACTCCTAACGATGAGGGGCCCGCCGGGAAGGACGGGCAGAGCCACTCTACGCCCGGCCCTGACACAATTTCATGCAATTCAGATTTAAACAGATTAACCAGACAGACGCATCGAAATTTTCTTGTCTCTCTTCACTGTCCGTATGCGTCATCGAGTATCACGTCGCTGCCCGAACCCGCGGCCTTGGCGGCTTCGACATCCAAGCCCTCGCCATGGCCTCGGCCACGGCCCTCGAACATCAGTGATTCGCCATTGAATGACGCGGTGCGAGGGCACGACGGCAGCTTCAAACCGGAGCGCAGCAAGTCACACGGCACCGAGCGCGCGGTGTCGAACGTCGCGTCACCGTCCGTCTCCGCGCGCAGGTAGTGCACCCGCCCCGCCTTGAAGTGCAGCGACACCAGCCCGCGCCCCAACAGGCGCTCCACCTCCGCGCGGGGCCGCGCCTGCCGCCAGGGCTCCTCCCCGCCCTGGGAGAAGGTCAGCCACTTGCGCCACTTCAGCGGCGCCAGTCCCAGGGCCTTCGCATCCTCGGACCGCACGCGCACGGTGCCGCGGAAGGCCTGACAGTGCGTGGTGTCACAGACGGGCCGCCCCGGGTGACGGCTGTGGCCATGTTGCTCGTTGTGGGCCACCACCCGCGCCAGCGCCACGCGAGCCTCGCCCGTCAGCGTCACGTCCTCGGCGGACACCACGCCCGCCGCGTATTGCAGGCGCGTGGTGCGGAAGACGAAGTCGGAGCCGCGCCGCGCCTTCATGGCGCTGGGGGTGGTGGGAACGCCCGGCGGCGGCCGGTACGGCGGCGGCTCGGAGGTGATGAAGACGCCCGCATAGTCACGGCCCTCGCCCGGGCCTCCGGGAAAGCGCACGCGCCAGGGCGCGCCCAGACACACGGCCGCGCCACGCTGGGTGAGGGATGCCAGGGGTGTCCAGGCCTCCTCGCCCGCGCGCGGCACACCCTCCACCAGTGCGAAACCCGCGCCGGAGCACCGCGCCTCGACGTCCCCCGGTGGAAGCAGCCCCAGCACCTGCACGCGCGCCGCCTCCAGGCCCGCCTGCTTGCGCGCGCGCGCCAGCGCCTTGGGCACTTCCTCCGCGAACTGGCGGGGCATGGCGCCGGGCCGCACCACCACCGCCACCAAATCCGGGTCCACGGCGGCAATCCAACCGAACTGGGGCCGGCTCGCCGCATCGCGCACGGTGCCCGTCTTCGTCGCCACGCCCACCAGTGACTCCGACGCGGGCAGCTCCGCCAGCGTGCCGCGCGCGGCATTGTCCGCCAGCAGCGCCACCACATCCGGCCGAGCCTCCGCCAGCAGCCGGTACGCCTGCGCCACGCCCCAGGGCGATACGGCCAGCGTGGAGCGAAGCCCCGTCGCCTCCGCCATGTCCTCCGGCAGGCCCGTCAGTCCCACCGAGGCCAGCACCGGTCCCCACGCGCCGAAGGCCCGGGGCGCCGAACCCCGCGCCTCCCAGTCCAGGTAGTAGCCGTTGCACGAACGCAGCAGCGCGGTGCGCGCGTCCACCTTCGCCGGCACCCCCGCGCCGCAGACCCACTCCGGTACGCCCGGGCGCGGTGGCAGCGTCGGGTGCTCCGCGCCCGCCGCGTACAGGAAGGGCTTGAGCACCGAGCCGTACGGCAGCGCGCGCCGCACGTCGCCCTCCGACAGCAACACCTCTCCCGAATGGCGGCTCACCACCACCGTCGCGGGCCGGGCCTCGCGCACGCCCACGCCCGCCAGCTCGTCGATGGACAGCGGCGACGCCCACCGCGCGCCGTCCTGGCACTGCCGAAGCCTGCGCGACAGCGCCGGCGAAAAGCCCGGGGACTCGTTCAGCAGCCGCGCCAGCGCGCGGCGGGCCCTGGGCGTGTCCACCTCCGGCGCCCCGGCCAACACCGACGCCGCGCGGGACAACGACAGATAGGGCCCCTCCTTCCACGAGGGCAGCTCGCCACTCACCGCCACGGAGAAGGCTTCGTGGAAGAGGCGGTCCTCGCTGGACTGGGGACACGCCCACCACAGGAACTGGTGTGCCAGCTCGTGCCGAAGCGCCAGCCGCAGCCGCTCATCCAGCATGCCCGGCGTGTTCTGCCGAAGCTCCACCAGCCCCGGGCGCCCCTGGCCGTTGCGCTGGGGCGACAGCGCCGCGCCCTTCTGGAGGACGATGGAGGCCGGGGGCTTCGCCGGCGCGCCTCCGGCCTCCTGGACGTAACGCGCCTCCAGCGCCGTCCAGGCGGCCTCGGCCTCGCGGCGCAGCCCGGCCTCGGGCGTCACGTCGCCGCGAGTGACGAAGGTGGGGGTGGCCGCCAGCAGCACGGCCACCGCGACGGCCAACCCCATGGACTACAGGTCGCCCAGGTGCTTCTTGGAGGGCACCACCTTCAGCGAGTCCGCGGCCGTCCGCCCGTGGATGCTGGCGGCGTACATGTCCTCGATGTGCGCGGGCGGCGCGGAGAAGGTGCCGGCGAACTGCGCGCGCAGCACGTAGCCCACGGTGCGCGGGCTGTCGCTCCACCAGGCCGGCTCCTCGAAGAAGAACGTCGCCCGCTCCGGGTTGAGCACGCGGCGCTTGAGCGCCTCGGGCACCAGCGGCAGCGAGTGCGGCGGCCCACGGAAGGCCTTGTCCTCCTGGAGCGGCACGAAGCCCGCGGGCACCGCGTCCTCCACCACGTAGTACGCCGAGCGCACGCGGTTGTCGCCGCGCGCGTCCAGCGTCAGCTCCACGTAGACCTCCTCGCCCTGGGACACGGTGTCGCCCGCGCCCAGCCGCACCTTCCCGCTCTCGCGCAGCACGTAGTAGGCGCGCTGGATGGACATGCCCTCCGCCTTCGGCTGCACGGCGGACAGCGGCGTGCGCGTGGTGGCGCGCAGCGTGGCCACGCCGTCGAAGCCGCCCACGTCCACGGTGCGCGTGCCCGGCGCCAGCACCGCCACCAGGCCCAGGCCGCGCGGGGCGAACTTCACCGGCGTCTTCACGCCCTTCACCTCGGGCGCCTTCATGCCCTGCATCGCTTTCGCGTCGCGCTCCAGCAGCCACAGCGAGTGCAGCAGCGTGGTGCTCCGGTCGAAGGTGGACAGGTCCGGCTCTGACAGCAGCTCCAGGATGCGGCGGCGCGCGCGGGTGATGTCCAATGTGCCGAACGAGGCCGCATGCGCGGCGATGGCCGTCATGCCCACGCGCCGCAGCGGGAAGCGGAAGAAGGCCTCCGACTGCTCCAGCGACTGGCCCGGCCCAAGGGCGGCCAGCGTGGCGTAGCCCTGCGCGCTGCGCGCGACCAGCGCGTTGATTTGAGTCTGGAGCGCGGGCTCCTTGATGACGCCGGCCTTCTCCGCGGCCAGCACCGCCAGGGCCAGCGGATACAAGTCCCCGCCCTCCGCGCCCTGCACCAGCGCACGCACGCGCGCGGCCTGCTTGGAGCCCTCCAGCCGCGCCAGCACGTAGGCGCGCGTGGCCTCGTACTCGGGCGGCAGGCCCTCCTGCGCCTCCAGCCAGCGGGCGCTCTCCACCAGGCGCGGGTCGGCGCGGTCCACCAGCCCCGCCTCGGCCGCGTAGGCCAGACCATCCAGCGCGATGAGCGTCTGCGGCAGGCTCGGCGTCTCATAGCCACCGAACCAGGTGAAGCCGCCACCCTTCACCGACATGTCGAGGATGCGCGCGGTGCCCTGCACGGAGCGGCTGCGCGCCTCCGCCAGCAGCGCCTGCGTGTCCGTGTCCAGCTTCGCCAGCGCGCCCGCCTTCTGGAGCACCTGGTACACCGCCACGTTGGGCACGGTGGTGGACACCAACTGCTCCAGGCAGCCGTAGGGGTACGTGAGCAGCTCGCGCACGTTGGACAGCGCCGCGTCGACGATGGACGGCTGGAGCACCAGCTCCACGCGCGCCAGCGTCGCTTCCTGAGGCGCGGGCACCTCCAGCGCGCCGCCGCCCCAGGCGCTCACCTTCACCACGTCCTCCACCGCCGCTGGGCCCACATCGAAGCGCTTGAGGTCCCTCAGCGAGTCCTTGCCGCCCGCCACATTCACGGTGAGCTGCGCGGCGCCCGTGGACGAGGCCTTCAGCGTCAGCGGCACCACCTGCTCACCGCCCTTCGCCAGCTCCACCTTGTGCTCGAACTGGTCCGCCTTCAGCGCGCCCAGCGACGCCAGCTTCACGTCCAGTAGCTGGCTGGCCGGCGACTTCTCCCCCGCCGACAGGCGCACCGAAGCGACCGCCTCGTCGCCTTCACGGAGGAACTGCGGCAGCGCGGCGTAGAGGTTGAGGCCGCCGCGCGTGGCGAACTCGGAGGTGCCCTCGCCAAAGCGGCCGGAGGTGTCCGCCGCCACCGCCGTCACCACCCACAGCGTCTGGTTGGAGGGCAGCGTGAAGCGCACCGTGGCGCGGCCATCCCGGTCCGTCACCACCGCCGGGTCCCAGTGCGCGGTGTCGCGCTCCAGGTCCTTCGTCTGGCGGCTGGGCGGCTTGATGGAGGCGAAGGCGTGGTCCGGCAGCCCCGCCATCTTCCGCGCCAGCGCCTCGCCGTAGCCGTAGCCCTGGAACTCCGACGAGAAGAAGTTGGACACGTTGTTGCGCGCCGGCGGGTAGAAGAAGTCCAGCACCCTGGGCCGGAACTCGCTCTGGATGGCGTAGACGGCCTTGTCCACCACGCCCACGGAGAGCTGCGCCACCACGCCGCGGCCCTCGTGGTCCACCACGCGCACGTCGATGCTCTGCTCGGTGAGCGGCGTGGCCTCCGCGCGGCGGGGCTGCAGCTCCACCGTGAGGGTGCGCTCGCGCGGAATCACCCGGAAGGCCACCGTGCGCTCCTCCCAGCGGCCCGTGGCCGTGGGGTACGCGACGGACGCGTACACCGCGCTGCCGAAGCGCTTCTCCACGTTGAAGCTGTGCACCAGCGTGCGGCCCGTCAGCTCCACCACCTGCGTGTCGTAGAGCGACGCGCCCGACAGCGTCACCCACACCGGGCCCGCATCACGGCCACCCGAACCCCAGCTATCCGGCATCAGCGCCACCAGCTTCGCGGTGTCGCCCGGCGCCAGCGTCCCGGACAGCGAGGCCAGCGTCAGGTTGGGCACGCGCGCCACCGGCTCGTCCGCGCCGCCGATGACGAGCAGCGACTCCTCGCCCTGCCACGTCTCACCGTTCTTGTCCTTCACCACCACGCGCGCCAGCACGCTGCCCACGTCCGAGGTGGGGACCTTCTCGCGGTGCGTGCCATCCGCCGCCGTGGAGAAGGAGCGCTTGCCCAGGCTCTTCTCCGAGCCATCCGCCTTGCGCAGCACGAACTCCACCTCGCCCTGCGTCACGCCGTAGGGCTTGCCCGACAGCGTGGTGGCGCGAATCGCCAGCGTCGCGTCGCCGCTCTTGGCCACCACCGCGTCGGAGTAGCGCGCCAGGCCCAGCACCTCCACCTTCGACAGGAAGAAGGCGGACGTGGCGTTGGCGAAGGTCTCCTGGTCATCGCGCGCGCGCACGGTGAGCGAGTACCGGTACGGCAGCCGCTCCTCGCCCGCGGCCAGCGCCGGCACGGCCACCTCGATTTCAGCCTCGCCGTTGGCGTCGAAGGCGCTGGCGCTGGACCACGGGTCCTCATACGCGCCGCGCGCCTCCACGGAGGAGTACAGCCGCTCCGGCACACTCAGCTTGCCCTCCGTGGTGGAGGCGCTGCCGTACGTCACGTCGCTGCCCTGGCCGCCCTTGCCCGCGTCATCCACCCAGGCGGGCGCGTCCAGCAGGCTGCGGTAGAGGAACACCTCGTACTTCGTGGCGTCGGGCGTGCCACCGGCATAGCGGCGGGCGCGCACCTTCGCGCGCAGCGTCTGGCCAGGCACCACCGTCTCCGACGCGGGCTCCATCTCCAGGTAGAACGTCGGCTTCACGTAGTCCTGCACGCGGGCCTCGCCCTGGTGTGGGTGCCCGTCCACCTCCGCCTCCACGCGCAGCACGCCGGTGCCCAGGTCGTCCGGCACCTTCAGCGTGCCGTGGAAGGCGCCGAACTCGTCCACCGCGGCGCGCGTGGTGAGCGCGCGGCCCTCCTGCGAGACGAGCTTCACCTGCACCTGGCGCTTCTTCGGCGTGAAGAGGCGCGCCAGGAAGGTGTCCGGCTGGCGCACCACACCGCGGAACTTCACCTCGTGGCCCGGCTTGTAGATGGGCCGGTCGCTGTAGATGAACACGTCCGGCGCCACCGCCAGCGCGGAGTAGAAGTCCGTGTCGACGATGGCCGTGTCCCCACCTGCCGTCGCCGTGGCGATGACGCGCGGCTCCGACACCTCCAGCGTCACCTCGCCCTTCGCGTTCGTCTTGCCGGCGGGGCCCTTGCCCTTGGGCAGGTACACCTGCACCTCGGCGCCCTCGCGCGGCTTCTGGTCCCGGCCCGCCACGCGCAGCAGCACCTGGCCATCCGTCTGCTTGAGCTGCACCGTCAAGTCACTGACGACCAGCACCACCTGTCCCTCCACGCGGCCCTGCACCAACTGGAGCACGTAGGTGCCCGCGGGCAGCGGCGCCAGCGTGACGCGGCGCTCCTGGAAGCCGCTGGAGCCACTGGCGTTGAAGCCGGGGACGTTGAAGTCCCGCTCGGCGCCGCCCAGGTCCAGGTTCAGCCACTGGCTGCGCGTCACCGTGAAGCCGGGCGGCACGCCCACCAGGCGCTCCGGCCCCTCGGCTACCTTCGCCAGCGGCTCGCCCGAGCCCGACGCTTGCGGCGCACGGGGCAGCACCTCTCCCACCTCGTCGCGGAAGGCCGGGCTGAGCGTGTCGAGCAGGAACATGCCCGGCGTGCGGACCGCGTTGAAGCCACGGCTGAGCGCGCGGCCCGGGTTCTTCAGCGTGGGCGGCGTCTGGTACGCGCGACGCAAATCACCCTGGGCGCGGATGAAGGCGTCCAGGTTCTCCGGCTTGAGGACGCGCAGCTCGACGGGGCCCTTGTCCTCGAAGGCGACGTCCACCGCCACCGGCTCCTGGGTGCCATAGGAGCGCGGGACGGTGATGTAGAGCGGCTTGGCCAGGGCCACGCCGGACAGCATGAGCGCGGACAGAGCCGCCAGTCGGATGAGGCACTTCATGACCCGAAACCTCCAGGAACCAGCGAATCGCCCTGCACGGTGCCGCGCAGGCCCAGGTACGGCAGCGACTCCAGGTCGCTCCGCGCCGCTTCGATTTCCGGGGGCGCCGCGCTCGGCATGGGCGCGTTGCGGCTGACCCGGAACTCGGACAGGTATCCATCCATGGTGAGCCCGCTGAGCAGCCGGCCCGTGTTCACCCCGAAAGCCACCGAGGTGGGCGCGCGCAGCCCCGCCACCACCGGGCCCGCGGCGTTGAGCATGTTGGGCTGCTGACCCGCGCACGCCTTGCGCAGGCGCTCCAGCTCCGCGTCGTTGGACGCCAGCACCACGTGGTTGCAGTGGGTGCCGCGCACCAGCCGGTTGTAGCCACCGGAGAACAGGCCCTCCAGCGCGGCCGCGTCGTCGGTGCGGCCCCACAGCACGGCCAGCTCCACGGGCAGCTTCGCATCACCGCGCGGCGTCCACACCAGCGCCACCTGACGCGTGCGCGTGGGACCCTTGCCGCCGCCCTTCTCCCAGTACGCCTTGAGCGTCTCGGGGTCCAACGACTCCGGCAGCTTGAGCTGGAAGGCCAGCAGCACCGGCGTGTCCTCCGGCACCAGCTTCAGCAGGTCGTCGGACAGGGGCGCGGCGTCCAGGCGCGCGGGGCCGTCCAGCAGCTCGCCCGCGATGCCCCGGCCCACCAGCCGTCCCGCCTCCACGCCGAACTGGAGCCGCGTGCCCGGGGCCAGCCCCACCACGCTCGACAAGAGCTGCACCTCGCGGCCATAGGCCTCCGCGTCGTAACCCAGCTCCACGTCCACGCCGTCCTTCGCCTTCAGCGCCGGCAGCTCCGCGCACAGGCCATGGAGCACCGCCACCGGGTGGCGCGCGAGCACCAGCCTGTCCTTGAGCCGGCCCGCCCACAGCGTCTGTTCCGCCACCAGCCAGCGCTTCATCTCGAAGGTGCCTTCCGAGCCGCCGCCCGGGCAGTGCGGCGCCGTCATGCCGCCGCGGCTGGCCACGCCGTCCAGCGCCTCGTACGCGGACGTCGCGGCGCGGCCCGGCTTGGGGAGGATGAAGGCCGGCGTGCTGGAGCGCGCGTCACCGGCGAACCACGTCACGCGGAAGGGCGCGTCCAACAACTGCCCCGCGAAGAGGTCCAGCACCGCGCCCTTGAAGCCCGCCTGGAGGTCCTCGCCGGTGGAGCCGAAGAAGGCGGCCCACGCACCAATGAAGCCCTGGCCCAGCGGCTTCTGGAGCTGATCGCGCAGCCACACGTTGGCCGCCAGCGCGTCCCGCACCTTGCCCGGGTGGTGCACGTCCACCCAGAGGGCGGAGGGCGCGGCCGTACCGGGCACCTCCAGCGCCGTCATCGCGGGCTCGGGCATGCCTTCCACGCCGGCGCCCGCGCTGGGCGGGCCCTTGCGCTCGCCGCCGAGCAGGTTCGTGACCGTGCCACCGCCGTCGCCGGACTGCCCGCTGCGCCGGCCCAGGAAGAAGGCTCCGGCCACGGCACCGCCCACGAGGACGGTAACCACGCCGATGAGCAGCGCCTTGGGCGGGCCACTCTTGGGAGACGTCATGACATCCACTCCTTGAAACGGAAGAAGCCGAGGAAGGAAGCGTTCTGCGGCACCGGGCGCCACTCCAGCGGCGCCTCGGTGACCAGGTGGTGGAGGACGCCGGTGCGCACTGCGGCGCCCTTCTCCCCCGGGTGGTAGACGACGCGCGCGGGCGCATGGGCCCGGTCCTCCGGGCGCACCACCAGCATCAGATGGAAGATGGGGCCCGCGTCCTGCTCCTGGCGAAAGGCGAGCACGTCGCCGGTGCGCAGCGACTCGCGGGTGGCGTCGTCACGGCCCAGGAGCTGGAAGCTCTGCTGGAGCAGCACCTCCGCGTCCGCGAAGTCGGATGGGCGGCCCCGGCCGTCACGCCACAGCGGCGTGGACAGGCGCTCCGCGGCGACCTGCTTGTACGCGGAACGGAAGGCGAAGCGGATGAGGCCCGCGCAGTCACGCTGGTCCGGATGCCACGCGGCGTCCTGCTTGCGGACCTGGGCCAGCGCCACGCGCGCCACCAACCGGCGGAGCAGCACGTCGCGCGTCTCGGGCGTCGTGGATGCCTCCGCGTCGTGCGACGTCACGTCCGATGCCGACGGCGCCGACACGAGCGGCCGCACCCCGACCGTTCCGTTCGCCAGAGGCGCGGGCGCATGGAGCAGCAGGAGCACGGGAAGGACGCGGCGCATGGACGTGGAGACCCCGGTCGACAGACGCGTCAGTACTCGCCTTCGCCGCCGCCATCCTCATTGGACTGGAGCGCCTTGAGGGCCTCATCCAGGTTCTTCGGCCATGCGGCGTGCTTCGGACGCGGGTCCTGCGAAGGCACGAACACCTCGGCCTGCCCATCCCCGAGCACGTTCACCCAGGCCAGCACGCGGGTGGTGCCCGGCGTAGCCAGGGGGATGCGCACCATGCGGCGGATCTCGTTCGGCGTGCCTTCGAAGAGCGACAGGTTCAGCGTGGCCACGGTGTGGGCCTTGTCACCGCTGGGCCAGTAGTTGGTGGCCACCAGGTACACGCCCTTGGGCGGCGAGCGGTGGATGTAGAGGTACGGGCCATACGCGGGCTGGTCGAAGTCGCCGCCCTGCGAGTTGAGGAAGAAGGTGCCACCGGAGGGGCTCGCGGTGTCGGCCCAGTACACGTGCGCCATCTTCCGCACGTCCAGGGTGCCGTCCTTGGCACTGGCGTCGGTGGGCTCGTACAGGTGCAGGTCGGTGTAGACGCCGTCGGTGTCGCTGGTGAGCACCACCTTGAAGGGCACCGGCGGAATCTGCGCGTAGCTGGTGGCCTGCGTGCGCGCGGTGCCGGCCTGGTTGGTGGCCATCACCGTGACGACATTCTTTCCGCTGGCGGCGGGGAACTTGCGACTGAAGCGCCCGCGGTACGTGCGCATCAGGTAGCGGTCGCCGTTGATGGACACCACCACCGGGTCAA
It includes:
- a CDS encoding DUF2135 domain-containing protein, giving the protein MLPVLLAVLLAQTPASNPRQQGVPIGKGKTLPVVTLSAPSGGWTVDRMMLIEGTVSDTTIDPVVVSINGDRYLMRTYRGRFSRKFPAASGKNVVTVMATNQAGTARTQATSYAQIPPVPFKVVLTSDTDGVYTDLHLYEPTDASAKDGTLDVRKMAHVYWADTASPSGGTFFLNSQGGDFDQPAYGPYLYIHRSPPKGVYLVATNYWPSGDKAHTVATLNLSLFEGTPNEIRRMVRIPLATPGTTRVLAWVNVLGDGQAEVFVPSQDPRPKHAAWPKNLDEALKALQSNEDGGGEGEY